A genome region from Festucalex cinctus isolate MCC-2025b chromosome 17, RoL_Fcin_1.0, whole genome shotgun sequence includes the following:
- the sec24c gene encoding protein transport protein Sec24C isoform X2, with translation MNVNQHTPMASPYGQPQPGYGQPAFAPLDSGYLPPYAPYNGPVSAYQPGVPPQGYSSFTTFPSKAVPANPVSELSSPLDLGHNRAPPPSGPPPVSAPQAYNQYGGHHQGDIQNGPPTMTQAPPRPVTTPSYNQGAVNLPGPPATYPQHYGPPPTMPHVTSQMSSMQINSGPPNAAGPGYAPPHSSQPPVSSSFSAAPPATYNQALPPASSVPTQAPPATSQQYYGGPPPPSQPPYNSSLPPTSQQPLTSSAAPLPPSNQQSFAPPSYSGPPPAQAPSPSMSQPQQSLLPTQPAFSSAPQGSFPPRAPPPTSSQYPPPPTSTTSGQYPGPLPPQQQPPFPSGPLPPRPQMPPTSMSQSNHLPPGPQGPLGPPGPLQQQMPPPQPGMPGGYPPQQNGAFGLVRGPQPGFAGPYPGQLNYSAPAPAPGPPQPAQKRLDPDAIPSPIQVIEDDKAKAKEPFTTGVRGQAPPLVTTDFHVKDQGNASPRFIRCTAYNMPCTADMAKQSQVPLAAVIKPFATLPPDETPPYVVDHGEGGPIRCNRCKAYMCPYMQFIEGGRRFQCGFCSCVTEVPPHYFQHLDHTGKRVDFFDRPELSLGSYEFLATVDYCKNNKIPQPPAFIFLIDVSYNAVKSGMVGIVCQELKTLLDQLPRENPELDSAVRVGFVTYNKVLHFYNVKSSLAQPQMLVVSDVSEMFVPLLDGFLVNVGESRQVIESLLDHIPEMFVDTRETETVFGPVIQAGLEALKAADCAGKLFVFHTSLPIAEAPGKLKNREDKKLIGTDKEKSLFQPQGGFYNTLAKECVAQGCCVDLFLFPNQYVDVATLAVVPVSTGGSVYKYTYFQAQSDQERFLNDLRRDVHKPIGFDAVMRVRTSTGIRATDFFGSFFMSNTTDVELAGLDCDKVVTVEFKHDDKLSEETGALVQCAVLYTSCGGQRRLRVHNMAVNCCSQLSDLYRNCETDTIINFLSKYAFRGILNNPTKAVRDTLVNQCAQILACYRKNCASPSSAGQLILPECMKLLPVYLNCVLKSDVLLPAADVSLDDRAYLRQLISSMDVSETHVFFYPRLLPLMKLENDSLPVAVRASEERLSKGGMYLLETGLHLFLWVGANAQQELLLNIFGTSNFGQIDATMTCLPVLENPFSQRLREIVDSFRAQRSRYMKLMVVKQEDRSELIFRHFLMEDKSVSGGASYVDFLCHMHKEIRQLLS, from the exons ATGAATGTAAACCAGCACACTCCCATGGCCTCTCCTTATGGCCAGCCTCAGCCTGGTTACGGGCAGCCTGCCTTTGCACCCTTGGACAGCGGATACTTGCCACCTTACGCACCTTACAATGGCCCAGTGTCAGCCTACCAACCTGGAGTGCCACCGCAAG GTTATTCATCTTTCACCACCTTTCCCTCTAAGGCTGTGCCAGCCAACCCCGTCTCAGagctctcctctcctcttgACCTAG GTCACAACAGGGCTCCTCCCCCCTCTGGCCCACCGCCTGTATCAGCTCCTCAAGCGTACAATCAGTATGGAGGTCATCATCAGGGTGACATTCAGAATGGACCCCCAACTATGACACAGGCGCCCCCAAG GCCAGTTACGACCCCGTCGTACAACCAAGGAGCGGTCAATCTGCCTGGGCCGCCCGCCACCTACCCCCAGCACTATGGACCCCCGCCCACAATGCCACACGTCACTAGTCAGATGAGCAGCATGCAGATTAACTCAGGGCCACCCAACGCTGCCGGGCCCGGATACG CACCACCACACAGCTCTCAGCCTCCTGTCAGTAGTTCCTTCTCAGCTGCACCTCCCGCCACCTACAATCAAGCTCTGCCTCCAGCATCGTCTGTTCCCACCCAGGCACCACCTGCTACTTCTCAACAATACTATGGAGGCCCCCCTCCACCCTCTCAGCCGCCATACAATTCCTCTCTGCCTCCCACTTCTCAACAGCCGTTGACCTCCTCTGCTGCTCCTCTTCCGCCGTCCAATCAGCAATCCTTTGCTCCTCCCTCGTATTCGGGTCCTCCGCCGGCTCAGGCTCCCTCCCCATCGATGTCACAGCCTCAGCAGTCCTTACTCCCCACTCAGCCTGCCTTCTCCTCAGCCCCTCAGGGCTCCTTCCCTCCAAGAGCGCCTCCTCCCACCTCCTCTCAGTATCCTCCTCCTCCAACGTCAACCACCTCTGGCCAGTACCCGGGCCCCTTGCCGCCTCAGCAGCAACCCCCTTTTCCCTCAGGTCCCCTTCCTCCCAGACCCCAAATGCCCCCCACATCCATGTCTCAGAGCAACCACTTACCTCCAGGACCACAGGGCCCGCTAGGCCCTCCTGGACCCCTGCAGCAGCAGATGCCCCCACCCCAGCCTGGTATGCCAGGAGGCTACCCTCCCCAGCAAAATG GTGCTTTTGGGCTTGTAAGAGGCCCTCAGCCCGGCTTTGCAGGCCCTTATCCTGGCCAACTGAATTACAGCGCTCCGGCACCAGCACCGGGCCCTCCACAACCTGCTCAGAAAAGACTGGACCCGGATGCCATTCCTAGCCCA ATCCAAGTAATCGAGGATGACAAGGCCAAGGCCAAAGAGCCTTTCACCACAGGTGTCAGAGGTCAAGCGCCGCCGCTGGTCACCACCGACTTCCACGTCAAAGACCAAG GGAACGCCAGCCCCAGGTTCATCCGCTGTACGGCCTACAACATGCCCTGCACAGCAGACATGGCCAAGCAGTCCCAGGTGCCGCTGGCCGCCGTCATCAAGCCCTTTGCCACGCTGCCACCGGATGAG ACGCCTCCATACGTGGTGGACCACGGCGAAGGCGGTCCCATCCGTTGCAACCGCTGCAAGGCCTACATGTGTCCATACATGCAATTCATCGAGGGAGGCCGCCGCTTCCAGTGCGGCTTTTGCTCGTGTGTCACAGAAG TCCCTCCTCATTACTTCCAGCATCTGGACCACACTGGGAAGAGAGTGGACTTCTTTGACAGACCGGAGCTATCGCTGGGCAGCTACGAATTCCTGGCCACTGTCGACTACTGTAAA aaCAACAAAATTCCTCAACCTCCGGCCTTCATCTTCCTTATCGACGTGTCCTATAATGCCGTCAAAAGCGGCATGGTCGGCATCGTCTGCCAAGAACTCAAGACGCTGCTGGACCAGCTGCCCAG AGAGAACCCCGAGTTGGACTCGGCGGTGCGAGTCGGTTTCGTTACCTATAACAAGGTGCTGCACTTCTACAACGTCAAGTCCAGTCTGGCCCAGCCACAGATGCTGGTGGTGTCGGATGTGTCAGAAATGTTCGTGCCACTGCTAGACGGCTTCCTCGTCAACGTTGGGGAGAGCCGGCAGGTGATTGAGAG TTTGCTGGACCATATCCCGGAGATGTTTGTAGACACCCGAGAGACTGAGACAGTCTTTGGACCTGTCATACAGGCCGGACTGGAAGCGCTGAAG GCGGCAGACTGTGCGGGGAAACTTTTTGTGTTCCACACCTCGCTGCCCATTGCCGAGGCCCCCGGCAAACTCAAGAACAGAGAAGACAAGAAGTTGATTGGCACCGATAAGGAAAAG TCTCTGTTTCAGCCTCAAGGGGGCTTCTACAATACACTGGCCAAAGAGTGCGTGGCACAGGGCTGCTGCGTGGACCTCTTCCTCTTCCCCAATCAATATGTGGATGTGGCGACACTCGCCGTGGTCCCTGTCTCCACTGGAGGCTCCGTTTATAAGTACACCTACTTCCAG GCGCAGTCAGACCAGGAAAGGTTCCTCAACGACCTAAGACGAGACGTTCACAAGCCGATCGGCTTTGATGCTGTCATGAGGGTTCGAACCAGCACAG GAATTCGAGCGACAGACTTTTTTGGCTCATTCTTCATGAGCAACACCACCGACGTGGAGCTGGCTGGGCTTGACTGCGACAAGGTGGTCACGGTGGAATTCAAGCACGACGACAAGCTCAGCGAGGAGACCGGGGCGCTTGTGCAG TGTGCCGTGTTGTACACCAGCTGCGGTGGCCAAAGGCGCCTGCGTGTCCACAACATGGCCGTCAACTGCTGCTCCCAACTGTCTGACCTTTATCGCAATTGCGAGACGGACACCATCATCAACTTCCTTTCCAAATATG ctttccGTGGCATCCTTAACAACCCCACGAAGGCAGTGAGGGACACTCTGGTCAACCAGTGTGCACAGATTCTGGCCTGCTATCGCAAGAATTGCGCCAGTCCCTCGTCAGCTGGTCAG TTGATCCTCCCCGAGTgtatgaagctgctgccagtcTATCTCAACTGCGTGCTGAAGAGCGACGTGCTGCTGCCTGCTGCCGACGTGTCGTTGGATGACAGGGCGTACTTGCGACAGCTCATCAGCAGCATGGATGTGTCCGAGACGCACGTCTTCTTCTACCCGCGCTTGCTGCCCCTG aTGAAGCTGGAGAACGATTCGTTGCCGGTGGCAGTGCGGGCGTCAGAAGAAAGGCTATCGAAAGGCGGCATGTACCTGCTGGAGACGGGCCTGCATCTCTTCCTGTGGGTGGGGGCCAACGCACAGCAGGAGCTGCTGCTTAATATCTTCGGGACGTCCAACTTCGGCCAGATCGACGCCACGATG ACGTGTCTGCCTGTCTTGGAAAATCCTTTCTCACAAAGACTCAGAGAGATCGTCGACTCCTTCAGAGCGCAGCGGTCACGATACATGAAG CTCATGGTAGTGAAGCAGGAGGACCGCTCGGAGCTCATCTTCCGACACTTCCTGATGGAGGACAAGAGCGTGAGTGGTGGCGCGTCCTATGTGGACTTTCTGTGTCACATGCACAAGGAAATCCGCCAGCTCCTCAGCTAG